The Arthrobacter oryzae DNA window ATCCCGTGGTCCGCCTCGTGCCAGCGGGCCATCACGGCAGAGGCCATCTGGACCATTAGCTCCCAGTGCGAATCGTCCAGTCCGCCCTGGCGTTCACTCACCGCACAGATCAGTTCCGCGATGGGCCCGAAGACGTCCAGCTGCACCTGGTGGTCCGCCGCGTTGCCGATCCTGACAGGGCGCGATCCCGCGTAGCCGGGAAGGCTTTCGATGATGGCCTCCGTGGAGAGCGGCGCCCCGGTGACCGAGTACAGCGGGTGCAGCCATTCCGGACCGGGCGCGTTGTCCAGGATCCGGCCCAGCCAGCGCAGGAATCCGTACGCCTCCGCCGTGGAGCCCAGGTCCACCAGCGCATTGACCGTCATGGAACCGTCCCGCAGCCAGCAATAGCGGTAGTCCCAGTTACGGGTGCCGCCGATTCCCTCCGGCAGCGAGGTGGTGGGGGCGGCCAGCACGGCGCCGGTGGGTTCGTGCACCAGCGCGCGGAGCACCAGCGCCGAGCGGCGCACCAGCGAAGGCTTGACCCCTGGCAGCTCCAAATCCTGGACCCACCGCCGGGAGTGATGGGCGACGGCGGCGCGGCGCTCCGTCTCGCCGCCCACGCCGGCGTGGGTGAATTCGGTGTCACCGCAGCGCAGGTTGAGCACCACGGGACCGTTTTGCAGGTTGACGTCGGCGGTGGCGGTGGCATGCCGGCCGTCCGAGGTAATGGAAAAGCTGACCCCGGGGGCCAGCAGGATGATGGGATCGGATGTGCCCACGACGTGCAGTTGATCGCCCCGGGCCTCCATGCTGAACGGTGCGTTGGCATAGTCTGGCCGGGGTGCGAAGACGATGCGTGCCGCGCCGCTCCCGGACAGCACCCGGACCAGGCTGGTGATCCCGTCCGGGGCCGGTTCGAGGTAGTCGGTGACGGTGACGTCGGCCCAGCGGGTTTCCACGATCATGGTGCTGTCCACGTAGCGCTGGCCCAGGACCTGGGACGCCTTGACCGGTTCCACCGAGAAGTGGCCCGCGGCGTCACCGCCCAGGATGTGGGCGAACAGGGACCCCGAGTCCGGCAGCGGGTGGCTCATCCAGCAGACTTTGGCTTCAGGGGTGATCAGGGCGGTGGAGGAGCCGTTGCCGATCATGGAGTGGCGCTCCAGGCCGACGGCGTCCTCGCCGAAGAGCCAGGCGCGCCGCAGTTCGAACAGGATGGCCAGGACCCGGGCGAAGGATTCGGGGTCACGGAGCCGGTGGGCGGCCGCAGTGGGGCCCTCCCCCACCCTGATGCCCATGTCCGGACCGCGCAGGGTGGCCATGGCCAGTTCGTCGCTGGAGGCGTCCCCGGCGAAGAGAGCGGCGCTCACTCCGAGGCGGGCACGGAGGTGTTCCAGGGCGTCGGCCTTGGACGGTTCCACCACGGAAAGGTCCAGCACGGAGCCGTCCACGATGTAGAACAGGCCGTGGGCGCGGGCCACTTCCTCCGCCTTCTCCAGCACCTTGGCGACGATAGCGGCGGAGGCCGGGCGGGTGTGCACGGACACCGCCACGGGCTTGCGTTCGATGCTGATCCCCTTGTAAGCGCCGATCGTTTCCACGAGGGCCTGGCTTGCCTGCTGCAGCACCGACTCGGTGGCCAGCGACAGGCCGTGGGCAAAGCCCATGTCGAACTCTGCGCCGTGGGAGCCCACCAGGTGAACCTCCGCCGGAAGCCTGGACACGGCCGCCAGGTCCCGCAGCGACCGGCCGGAAATGACCGCGGCGTGGGTGTTGGGCAGGGCGGCCAGCGCCCGGAGCGCAATTGCGGCGCTGCCCAGCGGCAGGGTTTCGGTGGAGATCCCTTCCGCGTCGCAAAGCGTTCCGCCATAGTTGCAGGCCACCAGCAGCCCGGGGGTGCGGGCCAGGATCTTGAGTTCAGCGAGCAGCTGCGGCGTAAGGCCGTCGTCCGCGGCATCGGACTGCACAAAAGCGCGGAGCAGGCCAAGCGGCAGGGAACGGGTCAGGAGGGCGGAATCGGCCACGGACTGGTTGAGCGGAGTAGGCACAGGCGACGTCCTTCGGATAATCCCCAATAATGCGTGAGAAAAGTCCGGCGAGGGACATACCCCCAGTTTCCGATGCCGTCGTTACACCAGAATATCCCCGTCATTGCCGGAATGTAACGTGTGCGGAGCCCCGGTTTCCGGGCGGCGGGCGCGGGCGCCGCCCGCACGCGTACCGCGTCCGTTGCAGCCAGCGCGCCCTTCAGCTACAGCGCGCGCTTCAGCACAACAGCAGTGGCGTCGTCGGAGACGTCGCGGCCCGAGGCCAGCGCAAGGACAGCGTCGCAGGCAGCCTGGGCGCTGGGACTGCCGGAGACGGTGCCGGCCACCACGGCCGTGAGGACGTCGACGTCGGGGTACACATCAAGCAGGCCGTCGCTGACTACCGCCAGCCAATCGCCGGGCTCCAGCGAAACCTGGTGGGCGTCCCATTCCTGGTCCGGCCAGGCACCCACCGGGGGTCCGCCGGTGATCAGCCGTGAGCAGCTTCCGTCCGGCTTGATGTGCAACGCCAGGCCGTGGCCGGCGTCGACGTAGTGCAGGATTCCGGCGGCTGCGTCGAGGCGGGCGTGGAAGAGCGTGACGAAGGAGGCGGACTGTTCGAGGTCGGCTTCCAGGATCCGGCCGGCCGAGCTGAATGCCTCGCTCAGCGGCGTCCGGTACGCCACGGACCGCATGACGGCGCGGACGGTGGCCGCGATCAGCGCGGCACCCATGCCCTTGCCCATGGCGTCGGCCAGCGTCAGCTGCAGCCCGCCGTCGTTCGGGTACCAGTCGTAAAAGTCGCCGCCGACATTGCGGGACGGACGGAAGGATCCCGCGATGTCGAAGCCGTGCGTGGACAGGCCCTCGGCCGGGAGCAGGCTTCGCTGGACTTCGACGGCGCGGCGCAGTTCGTCCTGGGCTGCGGCTTCGTGGACGGCACTGGCTCGGGGCCTGCGGAACAGGGCAGTGATCCGCGAGCCGAGCTCGCGCGGGCTGAAGGGCTTGGTGATGTAGTCATCCGCGCCGGTGTCGAGCCCGGTGAGCCGGTCCAGTTCCTCGCCGCGGGCAGTGATCATCAGGATGTAGGCGTCGGAAAAGCGGCGCAGCTGGCGGCAGACCTCAACGCCGTCAATATCCGGCAGGTTCAGGTCAAGAGTCACCAGTTCGGCGCCGTCGCGCTGCATCAGTTCAACGCCGGCCCGCCCGGACGACACGGCGGAAACCTGGAAACCCTGCTTCGTCAGGATGTGGACCAGCAGGCCGCGGATATCGTCATCGTCCTCAATGACCAGGGCACGGCGTACGTCCGGCTCATCAGTCATGCACCAATTAGACTCCGTGCGGGCTTCGTTGTCACATCGGTCCCAGCCGGGCCGTCCTGTAACACCAGTCCCGCGCCGGGCGGGACGCCAGGTCCGGTGCCCCGTCGGCGCCGGACCCCTCACCGGGCGGCGTTCAGCGGGCCAGGAACGTCACCATGGTGAAGCCCCCGGGCGCCACCGCCACCTGCCCGGACCGGGCAGCGGCGTCGTTCTTTCCGCCTGGCACCGGCTGCCCCGAAGAATCGTACTGGCGCTGGATCATGGTGAAACCGTCCGGTACAGCGACGCTTTCCACCGTGGTGGACCCGGCCGCGCTGACGTAGAGCGT harbors:
- a CDS encoding trehalase-like domain-containing protein encodes the protein MPTPLNQSVADSALLTRSLPLGLLRAFVQSDAADDGLTPQLLAELKILARTPGLLVACNYGGTLCDAEGISTETLPLGSAAIALRALAALPNTHAAVISGRSLRDLAAVSRLPAEVHLVGSHGAEFDMGFAHGLSLATESVLQQASQALVETIGAYKGISIERKPVAVSVHTRPASAAIVAKVLEKAEEVARAHGLFYIVDGSVLDLSVVEPSKADALEHLRARLGVSAALFAGDASSDELAMATLRGPDMGIRVGEGPTAAAHRLRDPESFARVLAILFELRRAWLFGEDAVGLERHSMIGNGSSTALITPEAKVCWMSHPLPDSGSLFAHILGGDAAGHFSVEPVKASQVLGQRYVDSTMIVETRWADVTVTDYLEPAPDGITSLVRVLSGSGAARIVFAPRPDYANAPFSMEARGDQLHVVGTSDPIILLAPGVSFSITSDGRHATATADVNLQNGPVVLNLRCGDTEFTHAGVGGETERRAAVAHHSRRWVQDLELPGVKPSLVRRSALVLRALVHEPTGAVLAAPTTSLPEGIGGTRNWDYRYCWLRDGSMTVNALVDLGSTAEAYGFLRWLGRILDNAPGPEWLHPLYSVTGAPLSTEAIIESLPGYAGSRPVRIGNAADHQVQLDVFGPIAELICAVSERQGGLDDSHWELMVQMASAVMARWHEADHGIWEARRAPRHHVYTKVMCWVTLDRALRTAARHGRAPEPAWAPTAATIREEVLREGWDDGAASYTVAYDSPDLDAAVLHIGLSGLLDVKDQRFLDTVTAVERELRVGPTVFRYRYDDGLPGLEGGFHICTTWLIEAYVAVGRIEEAWDLFDQLVNLFGPTGLLPEEYDPGTETHLGNHPQAYSHLGFIRCARILDQHQKN
- a CDS encoding PP2C family protein-serine/threonine phosphatase; amino-acid sequence: MTDEPDVRRALVIEDDDDIRGLLVHILTKQGFQVSAVSSGRAGVELMQRDGAELVTLDLNLPDIDGVEVCRQLRRFSDAYILMITARGEELDRLTGLDTGADDYITKPFSPRELGSRITALFRRPRASAVHEAAAQDELRRAVEVQRSLLPAEGLSTHGFDIAGSFRPSRNVGGDFYDWYPNDGGLQLTLADAMGKGMGAALIAATVRAVMRSVAYRTPLSEAFSSAGRILEADLEQSASFVTLFHARLDAAAGILHYVDAGHGLALHIKPDGSCSRLITGGPPVGAWPDQEWDAHQVSLEPGDWLAVVSDGLLDVYPDVDVLTAVVAGTVSGSPSAQAACDAVLALASGRDVSDDATAVVLKRAL